The sequence below is a genomic window from Humulus lupulus chromosome 3, drHumLupu1.1, whole genome shotgun sequence.
aacacataaataaacatatatcatacatcatGCATATcgtaattcatataattaaacacataatgtcaTAAAATTTACTATACTACCCTAACTAGTCAAAGcagatattacaactatcccctcctaaaaataaatttcatcctcgaaatctaCCTCAACAATTCTGGGTACTGCTCCCTCATATTGGTTTCCAATTCCCATGTTGCATTTTCGGTAGAACTATTTTTCCAAAGGACCTTGACTAACCCGATCGTCTTATCCCTTAATGCATTTTCTTTCTTAATAAGAATCTTTACCGTCTTCTCTTCATATGATAGGCCTGGTTGCATATCCAACACCTCATAACTAAGAATGTGAGACGGGTCTGAAACATACTTGCATAAC
It includes:
- the LOC133825251 gene encoding uncharacterized protein LOC133825251, which codes for MKGVKRFGKKGKLIPRFVGPFKILERIRDVAYRLAMPPAFSGVHNVFHVSMLCKYVSDPSHILSYEVLDMQPGLSYEEKTVKILIKKENALRDKTIGLVKVLWKNSSTENATWELETNMREQYPELLR